In one Nicotiana tomentosiformis chromosome 6, ASM39032v3, whole genome shotgun sequence genomic region, the following are encoded:
- the LOC104096453 gene encoding organ-specific protein S2-like, with the protein MKSHVALILLFSLSLYTSSIDARKDPGEYWRDVMKDEPMPEAIKHFTLRHSVPLSKEKTDCYTLSSVGGEAFEPRPNLSVYHDDAKLKQAEKSLFTKDFEPRPSATGYHDDDAGLK; encoded by the exons ATGAAATCGCATGTTGCTCTAATCCTGCTCTTTTCACTTTCCCTG TACACAAGCAGCATTGATGCAAGAAAAGACCCTGGAGAATACTGGAGAGATGTGATGAAAGATGAGCCAATGCCTGAAGCAATCAAACATTTTACGCTTCGGCATTCAGTTCCTCTCTCCAAAGAGAAAACtgattgttacacattatcttctGTTGGAGGTGAAGCCTTTGAACCTAGGCCTAATCTATCTGTCTACCACGATGACGCCAAGCTGAAACAAGCTGAGAAATCCTTATTTACGAAAGATTTCGAGCCAAGGCCTAGTGCAACTGGTTATCATGATGATGACGCCGGTCTTAAATAA